The following coding sequences are from one Mus pahari chromosome X, PAHARI_EIJ_v1.1, whole genome shotgun sequence window:
- the Ap1s2 gene encoding AP-1 complex subunit sigma-2 isoform X4, which produces MQFMLLFSRQGKLRLQKWYVPLSDKEKKKITRELVQTVLARKPKMCSFLEWRDLKIVYKRYASLYFCCAIEDQDNELITLEIIHRYVELLDKYFGSVCELDIIFNFEKAYFILDEFLLGGEVQETSKKNVLKAIEQADLLQEPRHEYFNVPVY; this is translated from the exons atGCAGTTTATGTTGCTTTTTAGTCGTCAGGGAAAGCTGCGACTGCAGAAATGGTATGTCCCACTGtcagacaaagaaaagaagaagatcACAAGAGAACTTGTTCAAACCGTTTTAGCACGGAAACCCAAGATGTGCAGCTTCCTTGAGTGGAGAGATCTGAAGATTGTTTAtaaaag ATATGCCAGTCTATATTTTTGCTGTGCTATTGAGGACCAGGACAATGAACTGATTACCCTGGAAATAATCCATCGTTACGTGGAATTACTTGACAAGTATTTTGGCAGT gtatgtgaACTTGATATCATCTTTAATTTTGAGAAGGCCTATTTTATTTTGGATGAATTTCTCTTGGGAGGAGAAGTTCAGGAAACATCCAAGAAAAATGTCCTTAAAGCAATTGAGCAGGCCGATCTCCTGCAGGAG
- the Ap1s2 gene encoding AP-1 complex subunit sigma-2 isoform X3, whose amino-acid sequence MQFMLLFSRQGKLRLQKWYVPLSDKEKKKITRELVQTVLARKPKMCSFLEWRDLKIVYKRYASLYFCCAIEDQDNELITLEIIHRYVELLDKYFGSVCELDIIFNFEKAYFILDEFLLGGEVQETSKKNVLKAIEQADLLQEEAETPRSVLEEIGLT is encoded by the exons atGCAGTTTATGTTGCTTTTTAGTCGTCAGGGAAAGCTGCGACTGCAGAAATGGTATGTCCCACTGtcagacaaagaaaagaagaagatcACAAGAGAACTTGTTCAAACCGTTTTAGCACGGAAACCCAAGATGTGCAGCTTCCTTGAGTGGAGAGATCTGAAGATTGTTTAtaaaag ATATGCCAGTCTATATTTTTGCTGTGCTATTGAGGACCAGGACAATGAACTGATTACCCTGGAAATAATCCATCGTTACGTGGAATTACTTGACAAGTATTTTGGCAGT gtatgtgaACTTGATATCATCTTTAATTTTGAGAAGGCCTATTTTATTTTGGATGAATTTCTCTTGGGAGGAGAAGTTCAGGAAACATCCAAGAAAAATGTCCTTAAAGCAATTGAGCAGGCCGATCTCCTGCAGGAG